A section of the Triticum dicoccoides isolate Atlit2015 ecotype Zavitan chromosome 7A, WEW_v2.0, whole genome shotgun sequence genome encodes:
- the LOC119334303 gene encoding cytosolic sulfotransferase 6-like, translating to MAEINNDAAEEGDGQLLSTLLKKEGMWKPFFLYRGCWLTPRTVTSITLLQSQFAPRPDDVVLATFPKCGTTWLKALAFAVANRSRHPAGSGAHPLLTTHPQDLVPSLEVPHRDVHPVAGLDKLPSPRLLSTHMPPSLLPPGISALGCRVVYLCREPKDVFVSSWHYMNRVSADFSPDMDATFELFCEGFSLYGPLWDHVRGYWEQSVAEPDRVLFLKYDDMMADAGKHLKMLAEFLRAPFTDEEVSGGAVEDVVALCSFENLKSLPVNSSGVSDRIGGLPMENSSYFRAGKVGDWKTHLTEEMAKKLDCIVEEKLRGSGLTF from the coding sequence ATGGCCGAGATCAACAATGACGCCGCAGAGGAAGGAGACGGGCAGCTCCTGTCCACGCTCCTGAAGAAGGAAGGGATGTGGAAGCCATTCTTCCTCTACCGAGGCTGCTGGCTCACACCCCGGACCGTGACGAGCATCACGCTCCTGCAGTCCCAGTTCGCCCCgcgccccgacgacgtcgtcctcgCCACCTTCCCCAAGTGCGGCACCACCTGGCTCAAGgcgctcgccttcgccgtcgccaacCGCTCCCGACACCCCGCCGGCTCCGGCGCCCACCCGCTGCTCACCACCCACCCGCAGGACCTCGTGCCGTCCCTCGAGGTGCCCCACCGCGACGTCCACCCGGTCGCCGGCCTCGACAAGCTCCCCTCCCCGAGGCTCCTCTCCACCCACATGCCGCCGTCGCTGCTGCCCCCGGGCATCTCGGCCCTCGGCTGCCGCGTCGTGTACCTGTGCCGGGAGCCCAAGGACGTGTTCGTCTCCAGCTGGCACTACATGAACAGGGTGAGCGCCGACTTCTCCCCCGACATGGACGCCACCTTCGAGCTCTTCTGCGAGGGGTTCTCCCTGTACGGCCCTCTCTGGGATCACGTCCGCGGGTACTGGGAGCAGAGCGTGGCGGAGCCCGACAGGGTTCTCTTCCTCAAGTACGACGACATGATGGCCGACGCAGGTAAGCACCTCAAGATGCTCGCCGAGTTCCTCCGCGCCCCGTTCACTGACGAGGAGGTCAGCGGCGGGGCCGTGGAGGACGTCGTGGCCCTGTGTAGCTTCGAGAATCTGAAGAGCCTGCCGGTCAACTCCTCAGGAGTGTCCGATCGGATCGGTGGCTTGCCCATGGAGAATTCGTCCTACTTCCGGGCTGGGAAGGTGGGAGACTGGAAGACACACTTGACTGAGGAGATGGCAAAAaagctggactgcatcgttgaagaGAAGCTGAGAGGTTCTGGTCTCACCTTCTGA